The Meriones unguiculatus strain TT.TT164.6M chromosome 6, Bangor_MerUng_6.1, whole genome shotgun sequence genomic interval aaaaaaaccaaccaaccaaagaattTCATGATTGAATGAAACTGAATTCCAAGTAAACTGCTGCTGTAATATCTAGTCATGCTCCTAAGAGCAGAGGCAGTCTGCATCTTCTGCAGACAGTGAAGGTGATGGACTCATTTTATACAGTTGTGAGTTTTGTTAAggagtaaataataaataagcagCACCACCCCCCGTAAACAATGAACGCTTTCTTGTTAAGGAGATCTTTGGCCAAGGTAGTTGTCTAAGACTAAAATTCAATGAGAGAGACAAAAATTATAGGTATTAGAAATAAAATCCATTCACACAGAAATGTGACGTGACAAAGGGGGTCCCCACTGACAGCCTATCTAAGGTCATGACACCAAAGTGGTAGCTGCTGTACAATTAATGTAGAGATTCTGAGGACCCAAGACAGAAAATAACAACTACCTATAGTTAATCCCACTGAATGAATGAGAGTGAAGACCATCAGCCATATTTTTGGTTGAATGAAGCAAGCTTTGTTTTCTGTCAGGCAGGTCTGTCTCCCTCAAGTGGGCTTTGAGAAAACAGTAGTGAACAAAGAGACAGTAGAGTTCATATAGCTTAAAAAACTGCAAGACTAGGGGAATCCAAGGGTTTTGGGACTTTTGTTTGTGTAGGAATTTGTTTGAACATTTCAAAATTTATCTTATCAGGGTGGAGGTCAGGACATTGTCAGAGTATAGGCTTCAGAACATGTTGAATATCAGAAAATGGGTCAAGACACAGTCAAATTCAAGTTTTACAGAAAACGGTATTTTGAAGTTGCAATAAGATGGTTTCTGATCTTAAGATGGAGTGAGGCTGGTCCATCACTGATCAGAAGCTAAAGTAGAGGCTTTTTCTAGAGTAGCATTGccatgagccagagaatgaatcTAGGGAGGCAAAGGGTCTGGGCACAAAGCAATAGCTATAGATCCTGGGGGCAGCTGAAGGAGTGACAGTAAGTAGTTACAGATTGATGGGGAAATGGGAAATACCCTCCATagagacacttaaaaaaaaaaaagacagacaattTAGGACAGATCCCTTCAAGCAGAGAAAAGGGGATCCCCAGATAAAAGACCAGCAGGGAATTTCTGAGTCAGATTTTTATAGGATTTTAGGGGCCAGACCTTTATCCAGACTCCCCATTTTCCTGATTGGTCCTGCCCAGCTGTGGTCTCTTTTTCCCTAAGCCAATCATTTGGTAATAGTTGCAATATCTTGGATATGAAGTGTTGAGGAATGAGGGAAATCCCTGGAACAATGAACatcctatcttttttttaaattttatttattctctcatatattacatcctgactttaatctcccctccctcctctctctgtctagATCCTTCCCTCCCAGATTTCCTCTTTCCTAGATCTACTCCTCCATTTTCCATCAGAAGAGGGCAgccctcccatggatatcaaccaagaCGGCAATAACAAGCACATTAAGGCTAAGCACAtctcctcatattaaggctgTAAGATATTtctcagtaggaggaaaagaatcCTAGCAAAATCTAGCAAAAGAGTCAAGAGACACTACCGCTCCCACCAGGAGACCCagaagaacaccaagctacacaaccacaaCCAGAACACAaccatatgcagaggacctagcacagGCCCATAAAGGCTCCATGATTGCCACCTCAGTTTCTGTGAGGCCATATAAGCCCTGGTtacttgattctgtgggccatgttctgtGACATCCTTCACATTGCTAGAATGAGCAGCTTTTCATAAAGGGACCAGTCCTTGTTTACCAGATTGGCCCAACTTCATCAAATTCTCCTTTGATGTGTTAACTAGTTACGAAAAACATTTTGGCCAGACACTACAGAAACATAACCTTATGATTTCTCTAGGCACAGTGACTCAACATAGTGTGTATAGTGGCTTTAGAGAACAGGACTTACAAATATCAAGATAGAGATGAGGGGTAGACAGAAGAGCTAATCCAGAATCAGTCCAGGGATCCTTTATAAGCAGGTGGAGGGCAGATTTTCTGTGATCCACAGATTCATTAACAATAGTCATCTGGCTTGGTTTACAGGTCCATGTCTCCATGCAGGGGCAGGAAGCCCTCTGTTCTGAGAACATGCCCTTAAAGGAAGTCATCACGCTTTTGAAACAACAGCAATCAGCAATAACTCCAACACAAGAGAATGCAAGGACATCCTTGCAGCTGCTCCAACACATGTCCTTGGCAGCGGGTGAGTCAGAAAGCtggacagaagagggtgttgtgTGGATCGCTACTTGGGCACAGTTTTATAGCGTGTCTTATTCCCACAGGACATGAAGACAGTGAAGATAGCTGCGAAAGTCCCTGGGACGCTATTGAAGGAAATGGCAGTGCTAACAGTGTGGGAACTACGATGGATTCCCTTCTCACTGTCCAGAGAGCACAGTATCCTGAGCCCAAAGAGGGGGGGGGTCTTTGTTACGGAGTTACTCAGGGTGTCAGAAAATCAAGTCCAGGCCCGTTTAGATTGCAGGAAGAGTCCCTGAGAGCACCTGCTTCTGAAGATGTCCCTATAGCAGTGAAACCAGTGCTTCTCTCTAGGATAGACCAGTCTAAAGACACTGGAGATGGCCACCACCCTTCCTGGAACACTGCTGACGTAAATAGTGATGTTAGCAGTATCACAAATGAGGGAGATTCCCTTATTATCCAGAGAGAGCAGCATTCCAAGCCTGATGAGGGAGGTGTTCCATATGGAGTTCCTCATGATTCTAGAAAAGCAATTTGCGATGCCTCCAGGTCCCCATGGGCATCTTCTTCTACAGGTCTGTCCATGGAGGTGTCAAGATTTCTCTCCAGGCCAGAGCAGCTTACCTTTGTGCCTGTCCCTTTTTGCAAGAATCATGAGGCAAACTCCACATGGGATGCTCACCAGGGTACACTCTACAGAGACTCCAAACCACACAAATATGAAGAATGTCCCAGAACCTTCAAATATCTCTGTAACCTCTCTGTCCACGAGAGAAAACACGGGAAGAAGAGATCACTTTTCTGTACTGAGTGCCAGAAGGGCTTTAATCAAGGCTCAGAACTCCAAGTTCATGAGGTCAGACACAAGCCAGAAAAGCCTTTCCTGTGCAGCACGTGTGGAAGGTCCTTCAACCACAGGACCAACCTGCAGGCTCACGAGAGGattcacacaggagagaagccctACATCTGCTCTCTGTGTAGCCACAGCTTCCGCCAGTCATCCACATTCCACCGTCACATGAGGAATTTCCACAAATCAGAATGAAGTGTGGACCTTCCCCTCAGAGGCTAACAGGGCTTCGCCTCAGTGTTTATCTGTACATGAAGAAGCATGTGTTCGCTAGTGAGGATGCTTCATTTAACATTTGGATTGTCCCTTCCACCTGTTGTCTCATCCGGCTGGCATGTAAGGAAAAAGACGAGTCAGTTTTTATCACTGACGTTTTCCAAGATTCTAAATATTGGCTATTATCTTATTTCCTGTTAGTAAATAAATGTTgatgtttctgtgtttcttgtgtgtTATGTTTCATGTGAGTTTCGTGTCCTGTTGTTAGTTAATGAGTGCCTCTGTAGAAGGCCTTTGGTCCTTACCTCCCACCttatttgagacagtctctcttgtTTAACAGTTTATACTTCAGGCAAGGTGACCCTGAAGTGCCTACAGATCCTCTTCATTCTCCACATATTTTGAGACCTGATATGAGAAATGTCTGCTACTGGATctgcttttcaaaaatattattttatatgtgtgtgcttgagtGTATGTATTTGTGCTTCAAGTTTGAAGGCGACCTTTATGTCAATGGGTCCAtcggaagaggaggaagaagaagaaaggtatCTTGactgtgaagatcaaacttgcctcAAGAACTTGCAGCCCTTTATCAGCAGGAGTAGTCAAATGATAATGAtgcctcctttcctctctatcctttttctcTCTATCTAGTGTCATGGGGTCATAGTGTCACAGAGTAGCAAACTCCCACTACAAGTGTCACCCAAACATGGGCTAGGCAGAATGAGAAACTTGATTTCAAATGCCCAGAGGAAACGGCAGGGGAAGATGTTTGTTTCAAGATGCCTAAAATAAATTTACTGTTGCTGCTGCAACTGGGATATCCCCAGCTTTGCTCCCAGAGaggattttctgttttctttttcttcttcctacattctgtttttaaaaagtttgggagtcagttctctctgacTCATTTTATTGCATTccagacccttttcctcctaccagGTTGTCTTATCCAGCCTTGGCATGAGGGTTTCTGCCTAGTTTCATTGACTCTTGTTATGCTGTTTGGTTGTTtctctgggaggcctgcttttttctgaaaggaaagggaagatgaGTGGATCTGGGGACAAATGGAGATGGAGGGGTACTGGGAGGAGTGGACAGAGAAGAAATGGTGGTTGGGAtgaaatatatgagagaagaataaataatttttttaaataaaaattatttctttgaaaaaaaatcctaaattgtTGTGCTTAGTCGCAACTAATGAAAACAGCTGTTCTAGCACTGACTCAAaggaccaggttagcctcaaaatCATGTCCTGCTCAAATGTGCATATCCTTCAT includes:
- the LOC132654821 gene encoding zinc finger and SCAN domain containing protein 4F-like, giving the protein MLSQFKETVNPESPPNDLEIGNLEFIPTLGSAVQSGEDTYNSPVSQLNIPPNDNGSWAKQELQSLWDMFTSWLQPEKQSKKQMISQLVLEQFLITGLYKDKVALKEKWESSGRNMGRFMEGLTDECLKAPVMVHVSMQGQEALCSENMPLKEVITLLKQQQSAITPTQENARTSLQLLQHMSLAAGHEDSEDSCESPWDAIEGNGSANSVGTTMDSLLTVQRAQYPEPKEGGGLCYGVTQGVRKSSPGPFRLQEESLRAPASEDVPIAVKPVLLSRIDQSKDTGDGHHPSWNTADVNSDVSSITNEGDSLIIQREQHSKPDEGGVPYGVPHDSRKAICDASRSPWASSSTGLSMEVSRFLSRPEQLTFVPVPFCKNHEANSTWDAHQGTLYRDSKPHKYEECPRTFKYLCNLSVHERKHGKKRSLFCTECQKGFNQGSELQVHEVRHKPEKPFLCSTCGRSFNHRTNLQAHERIHTGEKPYICSLCSHSFRQSSTFHRHMRNFHKSE